In Rosa rugosa chromosome 4, drRosRugo1.1, whole genome shotgun sequence, the genomic stretch CGTCTTTCCACTTCCCTGCAGCAGCATACACATTTGACAAGAGAACATGGTCGCCTGCATTGTCAGGGTCAAGTTTGGAAAGCATTTCCTTCACTTGTTCTGCCAACTCTACATTACCATGAATGCTACAAGCCCCAAGAAGAGTTCGCCAAATAATAGCATTAGGAGATATTGGCAACTGACATACAAAATCATAGGCTTTCTGCAGTTTTCCAGCTCGACCATACAGGTCTACCATACAACCATAATGGTCAATAGCTGGTTCTATACCATACAAATCTCTCATCTTAGAGAAATATTCACATCCTTCGTTAACCAACCCAGCATGACTACAAGCATACAAAACAGAAATGAATGCGATCCCATCAGGCCTAACTCCAGACGCTTCCATCCTGCAGAAACCTTGTATTGCTTCTTTGCCATAACCATGCATTGCAAGTGCTGCTATCATCGAAGTCCAAGAAACAACACTCTTTCTCTCCGGCATTCTTTCAAAGACCAACCGAGCCATCTCCACATTTCCAGACTTAGAGTACATATCCAGGAGTGCATTATTGACTGAAATCATCGAAAGGAATCCAGCCTTCTCCACCAAACCATGCAAAATTCTACCAAACTCAACCGCTCCAGCCTGCGCACACGCAGACAGCACCCCACTCAAGCTAGCCTCATTTGGCCTAACACCCTTCCGCTGTAGGTCCCCGAAAAACCCAAATGCCTCATCAAAACAACCGCTCTGCGCAAACCCAACAATCATAGTACTCCAAGACACATCATCCTTCACCGGCATCCTCCAAAACGCCTCCTTCGCCAGCTCAAGCTCATCCGCCTTCACGTATCCCGCAACCACAATATTCCAGGAGGTCAAATCTTTCCAAGGCATTGATCCAAACACTTCCTCCGCACCCTCCACATCCCCACACTTAAAACACGCCGTAAGCAACGCGTTCCACGCGACCACATTTGGTTcaggcatttcatcgaacaccttcCGTGCAAGACCAATACACCCACATTCACCATACATACTAACCAGAGTTGTACCAACGAAAACATGAGTATGTAGCCCATGCAACAAACCCTGACAATGCAGTTGTATCCCTTCCCTCAGCGACCCGCAATTCGCCGCCGCCTTGAGTGTGAAAGCGAAAGAGAAGCTATCGATGGGTCTTACATATTTGCGACGCATGTCATGGAACAGGAGAAGTGCATTGTGTGGGTTATCGGAGTCGGCGAGTCCGCGGATAAGGGTGTTGTACATGAACGCATCTGGGTATGGAAAATGAAGAAAGAGGCGGCGAGCGTAGTCGAGTGCGTCGGAGATTGTGACGGCGCAGTGGAGGAGGAGCTTGCCGAAGACCAAGGGGTTGGTGTCGAGCCCGGTCTTGTGCACAAAGGCGTGGACTTGCTTCACCGTTTTGAGGGTCTTGCATTTGTTTAACAAAGAAGAGCAAAGGTGTGAACAGGTGTTCATTCTCCATTAGTTCAAAAGCCCAAAGCTTTCGCGCCGTTTCTTTTACAGGAGAAAAGGCTTCGACACCGAAAACCGAAGGAAAACGAAAAAAAACCGGGCCGATTGCGTACAAGACCGAAAAGTAAAACCGGACCGCGATGTAA encodes the following:
- the LOC133744134 gene encoding pentatricopeptide repeat-containing protein At1g74630, yielding MNTCSHLCSSLLNKCKTLKTVKQVHAFVHKTGLDTNPLVFGKLLLHCAVTISDALDYARRLFLHFPYPDAFMYNTLIRGLADSDNPHNALLLFHDMRRKYVRPIDSFSFAFTLKAAANCGSLREGIQLHCQGLLHGLHTHVFVGTTLVSMYGECGCIGLARKVFDEMPEPNVVAWNALLTACFKCGDVEGAEEVFGSMPWKDLTSWNIVVAGYVKADELELAKEAFWRMPVKDDVSWSTMIVGFAQSGCFDEAFGFFGDLQRKGVRPNEASLSGVLSACAQAGAVEFGRILHGLVEKAGFLSMISVNNALLDMYSKSGNVEMARLVFERMPERKSVVSWTSMIAALAMHGYGKEAIQGFCRMEASGVRPDGIAFISVLYACSHAGLVNEGCEYFSKMRDLYGIEPAIDHYGCMVDLYGRAGKLQKAYDFVCQLPISPNAIIWRTLLGACSIHGNVELAEQVKEMLSKLDPDNAGDHVLLSNVYAAAGKWKDVAAVRRSMADQKIKKTPGWSVIEVDKVMYSFVAGDKSNKITEEAYEKLREIMLKLRVGGGYLPEVGSVLHDLEAEDKEDSVFMHSEKLAVAFGLARLPEGRMIRIVKNLRVCRDCHTVMKLISKVYRSEIVVRDRSRFHSFKDGCCSCNDYW